A stretch of the Peromyscus leucopus breed LL Stock chromosome 10, UCI_PerLeu_2.1, whole genome shotgun sequence genome encodes the following:
- the Ccdc96 gene encoding coiled-coil domain-containing protein 96: MDSHDGDTEGEGKAEEGLTKKPSETKVTFDPQIPADPAEPELEQEPASETESEPGPETQPVADEPKAEASEGSDYAHAEVPESLEAAEAAGEAVEAASEAVSREPESLPESEPKQESKEQDEDEDDDEDEDEDEDEDEDEEPDQLEKQDKVKRVKSKESRFRPQLPLTTIVEEAAAPAPRAERERAKELEQKRGSEDIEGIGRERHKKSKDEHLQPGDEEDEDEDEDYEDFEWSADFRKLQEQQLRGELVDQYHALLVERSRYQRYNVYLQQKIFEALRKKGMEPAEPADKGVGPDSPEKEQAYLRYLAMLEELKKQEADDLEWYREEVREMKQQCQEKQARVEKEWRRFQALKKQVVMQVMGSCRMRGGRQAALREVEQIQALEDKKEKEMSAVRLENVQLKQSLVHFETRMKAQEDLAEGLLLIDFEQLKIENQTFNEKVEERNEELLKLRTKVTSNVQIITHVKEKLSFIDMENACKKAQLLEIEAQVALGRDLLTKTKQARDSLRTDNIRLNQKSGLLGKESLLRDFEEKVERTEYLNKRLESLKRIHAGLTLSCKGVKQKIREAKTFLPS, from the coding sequence ATGGACAGCCACGACGGGGACACCGAAGGCGAAGGAAAAGCCGAGGAAGGCCTGACCAAGAAGCCTTCCGAGACCAAGGTCACCTTCGATCCTCAGATCCCGGCCGACCCTGCGGAGCCAGAGTTGGAGCAGGAGCCGGCATCGGAAACGGAGTCAGAGCCTGGACCAGAGACCCAGCCGGTTGCGGACGAACCCAAAGCAGAGGCTTCAGAGGGGAGCGATTACGCGCATGCCGAGGTCCCGGAAAGTCTGGAGGCCGCCGAGGCTGCGGGCGAGGCAGTAGAGGCCGCGAGTGAGGCGGTGTCCCGAGAGCCAGAGAGTCTGCCAGAGTCTGAGCCCAAGCAGGAGTCCAAGGAGCAGGACGAGGACGAAGACGACGATGAAGACGAGGACGAGGATGAGGACGAGGACGAGGACGAGGAACCGGACCAGCTGGAGAAGCAGGATAAGGTGAAGAGGGTGAAGAGCAAGGAGTCACGGTTCCGCCCCCAGCTGCCACTGACCACGATTGTCGAGGAGGCGGCTGCTCCAGCCCCAcgggctgagagagagagagcaaaggagtTAGAGCAGAAGCGAGGTAGCGAGGATATCGAGGGGATAGGTCGAGAACGACACAAGAAAAGCAAAGACGAGCATCTTCAACCTGGAgatgaggaggatgaggatgaggatgaggactaCGAAGACTTTGAGTGGTCTGCGGATTTTCGGAAGctgcaagagcagcagctgcGGGGTGAGCTAGTGGACCAGTACCACGCCTTGCTGGTGGAGCGGAGCCGGTACCAGCGCTACAATGTGTACCTACAGCAGAAGATCTTCGAGGCGCTACGCAAGAAGGGCATGGAACCAGCTGAACCTGCGGACAAGGGCGTGGGACCAGACTCCCCCGAGAAAGAGCAAGCATACTTGCGCTATCTGGCCATGCTGGAGGAACTGAAGAAACAAGAAGCGGACGACCTAGAGTGGTACCGCGAGGAGGTGCGTGAGATGAAGCAGCAGTGCCAGGAGAAGCAGGCCAGGGTGGAGAAAGAGTGGCGACGTTTCCAGGCCCTCAAGAAGCAGGTAGTGATGCAGGTCATGGGCAGCTGCCGCATGCGCGGTGGGCGCCAGGCGGCTCTGAGAGAGGTGGAACAAATCCAGGCGCTGGAggataaaaaggagaaggagatgagCGCAGTGCGTCTCGAGAACGTGCAGCtgaagcagagcctggtacacttcGAAACCAGGATGAAGGCCCAGGAGGACTTGGCTGAGGGGCTGCTCCTCATCGACTTTGAACAGCTCAAAATTGAGAACCAGACCTTCAACGAGAAAGTCGAGGAACGAAACGAGGAACTTTTAAAACTGCGCACTAAGGTGACCAGCAACGTGCAGATTATAACCCATGTGAAGGAAAAGCTGTCTTTCATAGACATGGAGAACGCATGCAAAAAGGCCCAACTTTTGGAAATCGAGGCCCAGGTGGCCCTAGGAAGAGACCTATTGACAAAGACGAAGCAAGCCCGAGACAGCCTGCGAACTGACAACATCAGGCTAAATCAGAAATCTGGGCTTCTGGGTAAGGAATCACTGCTCCGAGACTTTGAGGAAAAGGTGGAGAGGACAGAGTATCTCAACAAGCGGCTGGAATCCCTGAAGCGCATTCACGCGGGGCTGACCTTGTCCTGcaaaggggtgaagcaaaagatcagagaagccaaaaCTTTCCTCCCCTCTTGA
- the Tada2b gene encoding transcriptional adapter 2-beta, whose amino-acid sequence MAELGKKYCVYCLAEVSPLRFRCTECQDIELCPECFSAGAEIGHHRRYHGYQLVDGGRFTLWGPEAEGGWTSREEQLLLDAIEQFGFGNWEDMAAHVGASRTPQEVMEHYVSMYIHGNLGKACIPDTIPNRVTDHTCPSGGPLSPSLTTPLPPLDISVAEQQQLGYMPLRDDYEIEYDQDAETLISGLSVNYDDDDVEIELKRAHVDMYVRKLKERQRRKNIARDYNLVPAFLGKDKKEKEKTLKRKITKEEKELRLKLRPLYQFMSCKEFDDLFENMHKEKMLRAKIRELQRYRRNGITKMEESAEYEAARHKRERRKENKNLASSKRGKDDGKDGEFAAIENLPGFELLSDREKVLCSSLNLSPARYVTVKTIIIKDHLQKRQGIPSKSRLPSYLDKVLKKRILNFLTESGWISRDAS is encoded by the exons ATGGCGGAGCTGGGCAAGAAGTACTGCGTGTACTGCCTGGCCGAGGTGAGCCCGCTGCGCTTCCGCTGCACCGAGTGCCAGGACATCGAGCTGTGCCCCGAGTGCTTCTCGGCTGGCGCGGAGATCGGCCACCACCGCCGCTACCACGGCTACCAGCTGGTGGACGGCGGACGATTCACTCTCTGGGGGCCTGAGGCGGAGGGCGGCTGGACCAGCCGCGAGGAGCAGCTGCTGTTGGACGCCATCGAGCAGTTCGGCTTCGGCAACTGG GAAGACATGGCTGCGCATGTTGGTGCTTCAAGGActccccaggaagtgatggagcaCTATGTCAGCATGTACATCCATGGGAACTTGGGCAAAGCCTGCATCCCTGACACCATCCCCAACCGGGTGACAGATCATACCTGCCCCAGCGGGGGCCCTCTCTCACCTAGCCTCACCACCCCTCTGCCCCCACTGGACATCTCGgtggctgagcagcagcagctgggctACATGCCACTGCGTGATGACTATGAGATCGAGTATGACCAGGATGCTGAGACACTCATCAGTGGGCTCTCTGTGaactatgatgatgatgatgtggagATCGAGCTCAAGCGTGCCCATGTAGACATGTATGTGCGGAAGCTGAAGGAGAGGCAGCGCCGGAAGAACATTGCCCGTGACTACAACCTGGTGCCGGCCTTCCTGGGCAAggacaagaaggagaaggagaagacacTAAAACGAAAGATCAccaaggaggagaaggagctgcGGCTGAAACTGCGGCCTCTCTACCAGTTCATGTCCTGCAAAGAGTTCGACGACTTATTTGAAAACATGCACAAGGAGAAGATGCTTCGCGCCAAGATCAGAGAGCTGCAGAGGTACCGGCGCAACGGCATTACCAAGATGGAGGAGTCGGCCGAGTATGAGGCTGCCAGGCACAAacgggagaggaggaaggagaacaaaAACCTGGCCAGCTCCAAACGGGGCAAGGACGACGGCAAAGACGGCGAGTTTGCAGCCATAGAGAACCTTCCTGGGTTTGAGCTGCTGTCAGATCGGGAGAAGGTTCTCTGTAGCTCTTTGAACTTGAGTCCCGCACGCTATGTGACTGTGAAGACTATTATAATTAAAGATCACCTCCAGAAACGACAAGGGATCCCCTCTAAAAGTCGCCTTCCCAGTTATCTGGACAAGGTCCTAAAGAAAAGGATTTTAAATTTCCTCACAGAAAGTGGGTGGATATCCAGGGACGCTTCCTGA